From the Clostridiales bacterium FE2011 genome, one window contains:
- a CDS encoding beta-glucosidase codes for MSFPKNFLWGTATASFQIEGAWDEDGKTPSIWDEFCEQPGAISDHSNGKTACDHYHRFREDVALMAEYGIKNYRFSVSWPRILPEGTGRVNEAGVAFYNTLIDCLLEYGIRPWMTLYHWDLPACLERKGGWVSEQMPEWFAEYTGVLAERFGDRVKDFFTINEPQCIIGLGYMTGGFAPGLKLGLKEQVTACHNLLKSHGRACQVLREKVKDVRIGYAPCGASVMPKDEQNPADVEAARKAYFAVEKDSPSFSVAWFSDPVILGTYPEDGLKLYGQYLPEGWQEDMKVICQPLDFYAQNIYEGREVRAAENEDGWETVPYPAGHPRTACGWPVTPRALYWGPRYLWERYHVPFLISENGMSSHDSVMLDGKVHDPHRIDYLHRYLRELRRASEDGVDIRGYFCWSLMDNFEWARGYSERFGLVYVDYPTGKRIPKDSLAWYGETIRTNGENL; via the coding sequence ATGAGCTTTCCGAAGAATTTTCTCTGGGGCACCGCGACTGCCTCTTTTCAGATCGAAGGCGCATGGGATGAAGACGGGAAAACCCCGAGTATCTGGGACGAGTTCTGCGAACAGCCCGGTGCGATCAGCGATCATTCCAACGGTAAAACAGCCTGTGACCACTATCACCGGTTCAGGGAAGATGTAGCCCTGATGGCGGAATACGGCATCAAAAACTATCGCTTTTCCGTTTCCTGGCCGCGGATCCTGCCGGAGGGAACCGGCAGGGTAAACGAAGCGGGCGTTGCGTTTTACAATACCCTGATTGACTGCCTGCTGGAGTATGGCATCCGGCCCTGGATGACGCTGTATCATTGGGATCTTCCTGCCTGCCTGGAACGGAAGGGCGGCTGGGTGAGCGAACAGATGCCGGAGTGGTTTGCGGAATACACCGGCGTGCTGGCGGAGCGCTTCGGCGACCGGGTGAAGGATTTCTTTACAATCAATGAGCCCCAGTGCATTATCGGCCTGGGCTATATGACGGGCGGATTCGCGCCGGGCCTGAAGCTGGGCCTGAAGGAGCAGGTGACGGCCTGCCATAATCTGCTGAAAAGCCATGGCCGGGCCTGCCAGGTGCTGCGGGAAAAGGTGAAGGACGTCCGCATCGGTTACGCGCCCTGCGGCGCTTCCGTGATGCCGAAGGATGAACAGAATCCCGCGGATGTGGAAGCGGCGCGGAAGGCCTATTTTGCGGTGGAAAAGGACAGCCCCTCTTTCTCTGTGGCCTGGTTCAGTGATCCCGTGATCCTCGGAACCTATCCGGAGGACGGCCTGAAACTGTACGGACAGTACCTGCCGGAAGGCTGGCAGGAGGATATGAAGGTGATCTGCCAGCCGCTGGATTTCTATGCCCAGAATATCTATGAGGGCCGGGAAGTCCGCGCGGCAGAAAATGAGGATGGATGGGAAACCGTGCCTTATCCGGCAGGACATCCCAGGACCGCGTGCGGCTGGCCGGTTACCCCCCGGGCCCTGTACTGGGGACCGCGTTACCTGTGGGAACGGTACCATGTGCCTTTCCTGATCAGCGAGAACGGTATGTCCAGCCACGACAGCGTGATGCTGGACGGCAAAGTGCATGATCCGCACCGGATTGATTACCTTCACCGGTATCTCCGGGAGCTTCGGCGCGCCTCAGAGGACGGGGTGGATATCCGGGGCTATTTCTGCTGGAGTCTGATGGATAACTTTGAGTGGGCCAGGGGCTATTCCGAACGCTTCGGCCTGGTGTATGTGGATTATCCTACCGGCAAACGCATTCCCAAGGACAGTCTCGCCTGGTATGGGGAAACAATCCGTACCAACGGCGAAAACCTGTAA
- a CDS encoding sugar phosphate isomerase/epimerase translates to MRLGGTVCCDHPAEWEDKLVQSGFRAITAPFTCETPREETERLLRIVEKHDAAIAEVGVWRNPFDPVTGPASLDYAVRQLQLADKFSIPCCINIAGTESPFGWDAADPGNFSEAMYRRLVSSIREIIDRANPKKAFYCLEPMPWMIPDSPEVYLQLMQDVDRKQFAVHMDFVNMINCPRRFLDAEGFIEECFSKLGPYIKSTHLKDSRMDPMQLTTVLNECSPGEGSLDFVRVLKIIDRYLPADAPVLLEHMTTFEEYRRAYDYVAGKAAEAGVCI, encoded by the coding sequence ATGCGTTTAGGCGGAACAGTCTGCTGCGATCATCCGGCGGAATGGGAGGATAAACTGGTTCAGTCCGGTTTCCGGGCCATCACCGCGCCGTTCACCTGCGAAACTCCCCGGGAGGAAACCGAACGGCTCCTCCGCATCGTCGAAAAGCACGACGCGGCCATTGCGGAGGTAGGCGTCTGGCGGAATCCTTTTGATCCGGTCACCGGCCCGGCCAGCCTGGACTACGCCGTCCGCCAGCTTCAGCTGGCAGACAAATTCTCCATTCCCTGCTGCATCAACATCGCCGGTACGGAAAGTCCCTTCGGCTGGGATGCCGCGGATCCCGGCAACTTTTCGGAAGCCATGTACCGGAGGCTGGTTTCCTCCATTCGGGAAATCATCGACCGGGCCAACCCGAAAAAGGCCTTCTACTGCCTGGAGCCCATGCCGTGGATGATTCCCGACAGCCCGGAGGTTTACCTGCAGCTGATGCAGGACGTGGACCGGAAGCAGTTTGCGGTTCACATGGATTTTGTGAATATGATCAACTGTCCGCGACGTTTCCTGGACGCAGAAGGTTTTATTGAGGAATGCTTCAGCAAGCTGGGGCCGTATATCAAAAGCACCCACCTGAAGGATTCCCGGATGGATCCGATGCAGCTGACCACCGTGCTGAATGAATGCTCTCCCGGCGAGGGCTCCCTGGACTTTGTCCGGGTGCTGAAAATCATTGACCGGTACCTGCCCGCGGACGCTCCCGTCCTGCTGGAGCACATGACCACCTTTGAGGAATACCGCCGGGCCTATGACTATGTGGCCGGAAAAGCGGCGGAAGCCGGCGTCTGCATATAA
- a CDS encoding sugar ABC transporter permease, with translation MTSRQKRKLTEFLFLLPTLIAFLMVIIIPFIFGIYYSFTDWQGTGAVNRVVGFENYKAIFQDPGFLHSFLVTLLFTVLNIITVNVVAFLISLLVTSEIRGRNVYRAGFFVPNLIGGIVLGLVWQFIFSNILPSVGQTLGLPTLSKSLISNKDTVMITLVTVNTWQYAGYIMLIYVASIQGISKSVMEAAEVDGARYWTRVGKIQIPLMANAFTISLFLTLTNSFKMYDVNVALTNGGPVSIFMMKPVQASELLALNIYNTAFKYNNMAQGQAKAVIFFIVLTIFSVIQVTWNKSKEVEA, from the coding sequence ATGACCAGCAGACAAAAACGGAAGCTGACAGAATTCCTGTTCCTGCTTCCCACGCTGATCGCCTTTCTGATGGTGATCATCATTCCCTTCATTTTCGGTATCTATTATTCCTTTACCGACTGGCAGGGCACCGGCGCGGTGAACCGGGTTGTCGGATTTGAAAACTATAAGGCGATCTTCCAGGATCCTGGTTTTCTCCATTCCTTCCTGGTGACGCTGCTCTTCACGGTGCTGAACATCATTACGGTGAATGTGGTGGCGTTCCTTATCTCCCTGCTGGTGACAAGTGAGATCCGGGGTCGGAACGTTTACCGGGCGGGCTTCTTCGTACCGAACCTGATCGGCGGTATCGTGCTCGGCCTGGTATGGCAGTTCATTTTCTCCAACATCCTGCCCTCCGTCGGACAGACGCTGGGGCTGCCGACGCTGAGTAAATCCCTGATATCCAACAAGGATACGGTCATGATTACCCTGGTTACGGTGAACACCTGGCAGTACGCCGGCTATATCATGCTGATCTATGTGGCTTCCATCCAGGGAATCTCCAAGTCGGTTATGGAAGCGGCGGAAGTGGATGGCGCACGGTACTGGACAAGGGTGGGGAAGATCCAGATTCCGCTGATGGCGAACGCGTTCACCATCTCCCTGTTCCTGACCCTGACCAACTCCTTCAAGATGTACGACGTGAACGTGGCCCTGACAAACGGCGGCCCGGTGTCCATCTTCATGATGAAACCGGTGCAGGCCTCCGAGCTGCTGGCGCTGAACATCTACAACACTGCGTTCAAGTATAACAACATGGCGCAGGGCCAGGCCAAGGCTGTGATCTTCTTCATTGTGCTGACGATCTTCTCTGTGATCCAGGTCACCTGGAACAAGAGCAAGGAGGTGGAGGCATAA
- a CDS encoding carbohydrate ABC transporter permease has product MSTVSEPRIGRASTAGNKLTVSKVLVYVILIIWALTCIFPVYWMLTFSLKNNAEIFGANVIGIPQEWVWDNYTQALTTTGNMGRYFLNSFTIAVATIVITLVASAMATYAMTRMVWKGRESMNKFFMLGLTIPIHAAIVPLYVVLGKAHMLNSYAALIIPYSAFSLAMGILICTGFMGDIPYDLDEAAFLDGCGVWGIFGKVIAPLMVPAVATVGIYTFLQCWNELMFATVFNSKEAFKTLPVGVQGLVGQYSTKWGPIGAALSIATLPTLLVYIFLSKRIQESFIAGAVKG; this is encoded by the coding sequence ATGAGTACAGTTTCTGAACCCAGAATCGGACGTGCAAGTACAGCCGGTAATAAACTTACCGTATCCAAGGTGCTGGTTTATGTTATCCTGATCATCTGGGCGCTGACCTGCATTTTCCCGGTTTACTGGATGCTTACCTTCTCCCTGAAGAACAATGCCGAAATCTTCGGTGCGAATGTTATCGGTATTCCCCAGGAATGGGTGTGGGACAACTATACCCAGGCGCTGACCACCACCGGTAACATGGGCCGGTACTTCCTGAACAGCTTTACCATCGCTGTTGCGACGATTGTCATTACGCTTGTCGCGTCCGCCATGGCAACCTACGCCATGACACGAATGGTCTGGAAGGGCCGGGAGTCAATGAACAAGTTCTTCATGCTTGGACTGACGATCCCGATCCACGCTGCCATCGTTCCGCTGTATGTGGTGCTGGGCAAGGCTCACATGCTGAATTCCTATGCCGCCCTGATCATCCCGTATTCAGCCTTCTCGCTGGCCATGGGTATCCTGATCTGTACCGGTTTCATGGGAGATATCCCCTATGACCTGGATGAGGCCGCCTTCCTGGACGGCTGCGGCGTATGGGGTATTTTCGGCAAGGTGATTGCGCCCCTGATGGTTCCCGCTGTTGCGACGGTTGGTATTTATACCTTCCTGCAGTGCTGGAACGAGCTGATGTTCGCGACGGTCTTCAACAGCAAGGAAGCATTCAAGACCCTGCCCGTCGGTGTACAGGGCCTGGTCGGCCAGTACTCCACTAAGTGGGGCCCCATTGGTGCCGCTTTGTCAATCGCCACGCTGCCGACGCTGCTGGTTTACATCTTCCTGAGCAAGCGGATTCAGGAAAGTTTTATCGCAGGCGCGGTCAAAGGCTGA
- a CDS encoding ABC transporter substrate-binding protein has protein sequence MRKLIALLLMLALLAGLVSTAAAKTAYTLDIYWIANKDDPAIRAGVEEAINAYLAELYESRQVTANMQVSFHLVPWDPAWTEQAIGALMNDEKIDLIFTADWEGYVQEIQERKLVPLGDLLDNFGSGILANLPADFLEGVKYNGQIYGIPTNKELCVPTGLIVNKTAAAQIGWDPDKDPVRTTEELEPYLAKYKALYPDKYPYLMEQGRWSDEPWGHDWIGLPGDVLSMKFAMDESGKYDETVYSIYETDLQEAHIRLMYRWAQLGYIAPDAATYDYNGIFGTGDFLVFTQPLKGNGIKSTEMYAANKAAGVPEFECTEITLQELYKVTCQAGGSMFAIPKSCKKKDVAMQYLNLMHSDATLVNLMLFGQEGVNYIKVNDTQVELVEAANWYGLHGGAWTVGDTALQYVLTSEKPDKNILLQEYGNDAPKTASYGFRFNKKPVKEIVDAMEAVVEEFKLPLMVGAVDPDDPEKGIEAFRKALKEAGIDELKREVEDQYEIWTIETKK, from the coding sequence ATGCGGAAACTGATCGCACTGCTGCTGATGCTTGCGCTGCTGGCCGGACTCGTATCCACAGCAGCGGCGAAGACGGCTTATACGCTGGATATTTACTGGATCGCGAATAAGGATGATCCGGCGATCCGTGCCGGGGTGGAAGAAGCCATCAACGCATATCTGGCCGAGCTGTATGAAAGCCGGCAGGTGACAGCCAATATGCAGGTCTCCTTCCATCTGGTTCCCTGGGATCCGGCCTGGACGGAACAGGCGATCGGCGCGCTGATGAATGATGAGAAGATCGACCTGATCTTTACCGCGGACTGGGAAGGCTATGTGCAGGAAATCCAGGAGCGGAAACTGGTGCCGCTGGGCGACCTGTTGGACAATTTCGGCTCAGGTATCCTGGCGAACCTGCCGGCGGATTTCCTGGAGGGCGTAAAGTATAACGGGCAGATCTACGGTATTCCCACCAACAAGGAACTGTGCGTCCCCACGGGACTGATTGTAAACAAGACGGCTGCGGCGCAGATTGGCTGGGATCCGGACAAGGATCCGGTCAGGACGACCGAGGAACTGGAACCCTATCTGGCAAAATACAAGGCGCTGTATCCGGACAAATATCCCTATCTGATGGAACAGGGCCGCTGGTCTGATGAACCCTGGGGCCACGACTGGATCGGCCTGCCCGGCGACGTGCTGTCCATGAAGTTCGCGATGGACGAAAGCGGAAAGTATGATGAGACGGTCTACAGCATCTATGAAACGGATCTGCAGGAAGCCCATATCCGCCTGATGTACCGGTGGGCACAGCTCGGCTATATCGCGCCGGACGCTGCCACTTATGACTATAACGGCATCTTCGGTACAGGAGATTTCCTGGTGTTTACCCAGCCCCTGAAGGGAAACGGCATCAAGTCCACGGAAATGTACGCGGCCAACAAGGCGGCAGGCGTGCCGGAGTTTGAATGCACGGAAATTACGCTGCAGGAGCTGTACAAGGTGACCTGCCAGGCCGGCGGCTCCATGTTCGCGATTCCGAAGAGCTGCAAGAAAAAGGACGTGGCCATGCAGTACCTGAACCTGATGCACAGCGACGCGACGCTGGTAAACCTGATGCTTTTCGGCCAGGAAGGCGTCAACTATATCAAAGTGAATGACACGCAGGTGGAGCTGGTGGAGGCTGCCAACTGGTACGGCCTGCACGGCGGAGCCTGGACTGTCGGGGATACCGCGCTCCAGTATGTGCTGACGTCAGAAAAACCGGACAAGAATATCCTGCTGCAAGAATACGGAAACGACGCGCCGAAGACGGCGTCCTACGGTTTCCGGTTCAACAAGAAACCGGTGAAGGAGATCGTGGACGCGATGGAAGCGGTTGTGGAAGAGTTCAAGCTTCCGCTGATGGTCGGCGCGGTGGATCCGGATGATCCGGAGAAGGGTATTGAAGCTTTCCGGAAAGCCCTGAAGGAAGCCGGAATTGACGAACTGAAACGGGAAGTGGAAGACCAGTACGAGATCTGGACTATTGAGACAAAGAAGTAA
- a CDS encoding extracellular solute-binding protein, producing the protein MKKLIAIVLTLALMMTAVSALADIVIVQNKVEITSQMEDFAKLYEEKTGVPVKVITGGGSSDYNTVLKAEMQSGREPDIFVIEGPSSYELWKDKIADQTGAEWTQYTAAAYMVDGKAVGFPVAVEGYGLAYNKSILDKAGIDPATLTTYDAYAAAFEKLDSMKAELGLDMVVSMVAGTTTGMTWVTGLHNFNVYLTVGNERNDTTYIDQVLEGKVDEERFHQYCQYVALIFKYSDPDMLLNGTQDSQLAAFANGKAAFYHQGNWMDPSLVALNPDFEIAYAPHAFLHEETDGILVNPPSWYVINENGNKDEALAYLNFLATSEEGADYMVNKAAMVPAFTNITLAPSAPLSKSVMEWNAAGKTYDWQQYKLPDGFGMGTLGQIYELLASGAIDVDTFEAMMKEAIAGIAK; encoded by the coding sequence ATGAAGAAACTGATTGCTATCGTGCTGACACTGGCACTGATGATGACTGCCGTTTCTGCGCTGGCCGATATCGTAATCGTCCAGAACAAGGTGGAAATCACCTCCCAGATGGAAGACTTTGCCAAGCTGTATGAAGAGAAGACCGGCGTTCCGGTGAAGGTTATCACCGGCGGCGGATCCTCCGACTACAACACCGTGCTGAAGGCTGAAATGCAGTCCGGCCGGGAGCCTGACATCTTCGTCATCGAAGGCCCCAGCAGCTATGAGCTGTGGAAGGACAAGATCGCGGATCAGACCGGTGCGGAATGGACCCAGTACACCGCTGCCGCCTACATGGTGGACGGCAAGGCTGTGGGCTTCCCGGTGGCTGTTGAAGGCTACGGACTGGCTTACAACAAGAGCATCCTGGACAAGGCCGGCATCGATCCCGCTACCCTGACCACCTATGATGCCTATGCTGCCGCCTTTGAGAAGCTGGACAGCATGAAGGCTGAACTGGGTCTGGACATGGTCGTTTCCATGGTGGCCGGCACCACCACCGGCATGACCTGGGTAACCGGCCTGCACAACTTCAACGTCTACCTGACCGTGGGCAATGAACGGAATGACACCACCTACATCGACCAGGTGCTGGAAGGCAAGGTGGATGAGGAACGGTTCCATCAGTACTGCCAGTATGTGGCGCTGATCTTCAAGTACAGCGATCCCGACATGCTGCTGAACGGCACCCAGGACAGCCAGCTGGCCGCTTTCGCCAACGGCAAGGCTGCCTTCTATCATCAGGGCAACTGGATGGATCCGTCCCTGGTAGCGCTGAATCCCGATTTCGAAATCGCCTACGCGCCTCACGCTTTCCTGCATGAGGAAACCGACGGCATCCTGGTCAATCCGCCTTCCTGGTATGTGATCAACGAGAACGGAAACAAGGATGAAGCCCTGGCTTACCTGAACTTCCTGGCCACCTCCGAAGAGGGCGCTGACTACATGGTGAACAAAGCGGCCATGGTGCCTGCCTTCACCAATATTACCCTGGCTCCCTCCGCTCCGCTGTCCAAGTCCGTCATGGAATGGAACGCGGCCGGCAAGACCTATGACTGGCAGCAGTACAAACTGCCCGACGGCTTCGGCATGGGCACCCTGGGCCAGATCTATGAGCTGCTGGCTTCCGGCGCGATTGACGTGGACACCTTCGAGGCTATGATGAAGGAAGCGATCGCGGGCATCGCCAAGTAA
- a CDS encoding alpha-glucosidase encodes MNNEKRVWWKEAVVYQIYPRSFADSNGDGIGDLNGITAHLDYLKNLGIDVIWVSPVYASPNHDNGYDISDYRAIMKEFGTMEDFDRMLEGIHARGMKLVMDLVANHSSDEHAWFVESRKGKDNPYRDYYIWQDGKNGGPPNNWGSCFSGSAWEKDEASGQYYLHLFTKEQPDLNWANPKVREGVFDMMRWWCDKGVDGWRMDVISMIGKENFEDGPVAPGALYGSFEPSCQHTETTHRYLREMRREVLDKYNLLTVGEAGGTVEGAIRYANEDGSELDMIFSFEHNDGLNDGTELGKWSDHGAPLKDVRAAFNRWQTGLQGRAWNTVYLGNHDQPRQVSRYGNDSELFRAVSAKMLATMIHMMRGTPYVYQGEELGMTNAYFTRLDQYEDVEVHNAWHQWVESGLVDGQDMMRWFARIARDNARTPMQWNAEKHAGFTTGTPWLPVTGNYPIINAEREVNDPDSVYHYYRKLIELRHQYPVIVYGEFVPMLEEDPEVYAYARVLDDVRLTVLLNWTERTVSCPLTEELSGQELISNYPTHQAGKLQPYEARVILSKG; translated from the coding sequence ATGAACAATGAAAAACGCGTCTGGTGGAAGGAAGCGGTGGTCTATCAGATCTATCCCCGGAGCTTCGCGGATTCCAACGGCGACGGAATCGGCGACCTGAACGGAATCACGGCGCACCTGGACTACCTGAAGAACCTGGGGATTGACGTCATCTGGGTTTCCCCGGTATACGCTTCCCCGAACCATGACAACGGGTATGATATTTCCGACTACCGGGCCATCATGAAGGAATTCGGCACGATGGAGGATTTCGACCGGATGCTGGAAGGAATCCACGCGCGGGGCATGAAGCTGGTGATGGACCTGGTGGCCAACCATTCCTCGGATGAGCATGCCTGGTTTGTGGAAAGCCGGAAGGGAAAGGACAATCCCTACAGGGACTACTACATCTGGCAGGACGGGAAAAACGGCGGACCGCCCAACAACTGGGGATCCTGTTTTTCCGGGTCGGCCTGGGAAAAGGACGAGGCCAGCGGTCAGTATTACCTGCACCTGTTCACAAAGGAACAGCCGGACCTGAACTGGGCCAATCCCAAGGTCCGGGAAGGCGTGTTTGACATGATGCGCTGGTGGTGCGACAAGGGTGTGGACGGCTGGCGCATGGACGTGATCAGCATGATCGGCAAGGAAAACTTCGAGGACGGTCCGGTAGCGCCCGGAGCGCTGTACGGCAGCTTTGAACCTTCCTGCCAGCATACGGAAACCACCCACCGCTACCTCCGGGAGATGCGCCGGGAGGTGCTGGACAAGTATAACCTGCTGACGGTCGGCGAGGCCGGCGGCACCGTGGAAGGCGCGATCCGGTATGCCAATGAGGACGGCTCCGAGCTGGACATGATCTTTTCCTTTGAGCATAATGACGGACTGAACGACGGCACGGAACTGGGCAAATGGAGCGATCACGGTGCGCCGCTGAAGGACGTCCGGGCGGCTTTCAACCGCTGGCAGACCGGCCTGCAGGGCAGGGCCTGGAACACGGTATACCTGGGAAATCATGACCAGCCCCGGCAGGTCAGCCGGTACGGCAACGACAGCGAGCTTTTCCGGGCGGTCAGCGCCAAGATGCTGGCCACCATGATCCATATGATGCGCGGTACGCCCTATGTATACCAGGGAGAGGAACTGGGCATGACCAACGCCTACTTTACCCGCTTGGACCAGTATGAGGATGTGGAAGTTCATAACGCCTGGCATCAGTGGGTGGAATCCGGTCTGGTGGACGGCCAGGACATGATGCGCTGGTTTGCCCGCATTGCCCGGGATAACGCCCGGACGCCCATGCAGTGGAACGCGGAGAAGCATGCGGGCTTCACGACCGGGACCCCCTGGCTGCCTGTGACCGGCAACTATCCGATCATCAATGCCGAGCGGGAAGTCAACGATCCGGACAGTGTGTATCATTATTACCGGAAGCTGATTGAACTGCGGCATCAGTATCCGGTGATCGTATACGGTGAGTTTGTGCCCATGCTGGAGGAGGATCCGGAGGTATATGCCTACGCGCGTGTACTGGACGACGTCCGGCTGACGGTGCTGCTGAACTGGACCGAGCGGACGGTTTCCTGTCCGCTGACGGAGGAATTGTCCGGCCAGGAACTGATTTCCAATTATCCGACGCATCAGGCCGGAAAGCTGCAGCCCTATGAAGCACGGGTGATCCTGAGCAAAGGATAA
- a CDS encoding FeoB-associated Cys-rich membrane protein — protein MNIWDILIVLMIAGIAAFAFYRTRKRKAEGKSSCCGTCGTCGSCSLCSQSDCCRKTEHSL, from the coding sequence ATGAATATCTGGGATATCCTGATTGTACTTATGATCGCCGGTATCGCAGCCTTCGCTTTTTACCGCACCCGGAAAAGAAAGGCAGAAGGAAAAAGCAGCTGCTGCGGTACCTGCGGCACCTGCGGCAGCTGCTCCCTGTGCAGCCAGTCTGACTGTTGCAGGAAAACAGAGCATTCATTATGA
- a CDS encoding carbohydrate ABC transporter permease, whose product MAGYKPHNGRRIALEIVTLILFILFMMPFVIVVFNSMRTNQDIINAPVGVPTDVAQLGRNVAEIWNNPNFNFLSALRDSVIITVISLAVISIFSSMAAWVLVRNKTKWSNLLFMSYVAAMVIPFQVVMFPLLTWFKSVGDFLGIPMLRSYQGIIFAYLGFGEAMSIFIFHGFIKGVPLELEEAADIDGCSRAGTFFRIVLPLLQPVFVTVLVLNGLWIWNDYLLPLLVLGASGNIRTIPLAVQGFNGAYVKQWHLIMTSTLLAMLPIVILYLFAQKYIVQGMVDGSIK is encoded by the coding sequence ATGGCGGGTTATAAACCCCATAACGGCCGCAGGATCGCGCTTGAAATTGTGACCCTGATCCTCTTTATCCTCTTCATGATGCCCTTCGTCATCGTGGTGTTCAACTCCATGCGGACGAACCAGGACATTATCAACGCGCCGGTCGGCGTTCCGACGGATGTTGCCCAGCTTGGACGGAACGTCGCGGAGATCTGGAACAACCCGAACTTCAACTTCCTGTCCGCCCTGCGGGATTCTGTGATCATCACGGTGATTTCCCTCGCGGTGATCTCCATTTTCTCCTCCATGGCGGCATGGGTGCTGGTGCGGAACAAGACCAAGTGGTCCAACCTGCTCTTCATGAGCTATGTGGCGGCCATGGTTATTCCGTTCCAGGTGGTTATGTTCCCCCTGCTGACCTGGTTCAAGAGCGTGGGCGATTTCCTGGGTATTCCGATGCTCCGCTCCTATCAGGGTATCATCTTCGCCTACCTGGGATTCGGCGAAGCCATGTCGATCTTCATCTTCCACGGTTTCATCAAGGGTGTGCCGCTGGAACTGGAAGAGGCGGCCGACATCGACGGCTGCTCCCGGGCGGGAACCTTCTTCCGGATCGTGCTTCCGCTGCTCCAGCCTGTGTTCGTGACCGTGCTGGTGCTCAACGGCCTGTGGATCTGGAACGACTACCTGCTGCCGCTGCTGGTGCTGGGTGCCAGCGGCAACATCCGGACCATCCCCCTGGCGGTACAGGGATTCAACGGCGCCTACGTGAAACAGTGGCACCTGATCATGACGTCGACGCTGCTGGCCATGCTGCCGATCGTGATCCTGTACCTCTTCGCCCAGAAGTATATTGTGCAGGGCATGGTGGACGGCTCCATCAAGTAA
- a CDS encoding sugar ABC transporter permease: MRRTLGYKVNILLFLLPALFLFVAVLIAPIAMSAYYSFMNWNGLKTPEFIGFKNYVELFTSNSISFVRALKNALLLAAFSTFIQLPFALWLALKIAKGIRGERAFLSIYFMPVLISTVVIGQLWLKIYNPEYGVLNVALRALGLDSWTRIWLGDKNVALGAAFVPVLWQYVGYHMLLMYAGIKSVPPELREAGMLDGCTEWQLNRYIVIPYIKPILRISVIFAVTGSLKSFDLIYVLTNGGPVHATEVPSTLMINLLFLRNRYGMGSTIAVMLIILCFFFAVLINMAFRKEKVV, encoded by the coding sequence ATGAGAAGAACGCTTGGTTATAAGGTTAATATCCTGCTGTTCCTGCTGCCAGCGCTGTTCCTCTTTGTCGCTGTGCTGATTGCGCCAATCGCGATGTCAGCCTACTACAGCTTCATGAACTGGAACGGCCTGAAAACGCCGGAATTTATCGGTTTCAAGAACTATGTGGAATTGTTTACGAGCAATTCCATCAGCTTTGTGAGGGCACTGAAGAACGCCTTGCTGCTGGCGGCTTTCTCAACCTTCATCCAGCTGCCTTTCGCGCTGTGGCTGGCATTGAAAATTGCCAAGGGAATCCGTGGAGAGCGGGCTTTCCTTTCCATTTACTTTATGCCGGTTCTGATTTCTACCGTGGTTATCGGTCAGCTGTGGCTGAAGATTTATAACCCGGAATACGGCGTGCTGAACGTGGCGCTGCGAGCGCTGGGGTTGGACAGCTGGACGCGAATATGGCTTGGAGATAAGAACGTTGCCCTTGGCGCGGCTTTTGTGCCGGTACTGTGGCAGTATGTGGGTTATCATATGCTGCTGATGTATGCGGGTATCAAGAGCGTTCCGCCGGAGCTGCGGGAAGCCGGTATGCTGGATGGCTGTACGGAGTGGCAGCTGAACCGCTATATTGTTATTCCGTATATCAAGCCCATCCTGCGGATCAGCGTGATTTTCGCGGTTACGGGTTCATTGAAGTCGTTTGACCTGATCTACGTTCTGACGAACGGCGGTCCGGTTCACGCGACGGAAGTGCCGAGTACCCTGATGATCAACCTGCTGTTCCTGCGCAACCGCTACGGCATGGGCAGTACGATCGCTGTGATGCTGATCATCCTGTGCTTCTTCTTTGCGGTGCTGATTAACATGGCGTTCAGAAAGGAGAAGGTCGTATGA